A stretch of DNA from Aciduliprofundum sp. MAR08-339:
CTTTCAATCCCAACATGGTCTGATTCTAACCAAGGAATATAATGTATGGGCTATATTTTAAATTTCCTCTGTAGAATTGGATTATATTGTCTCATATATTAAAACGCTCAGATTGGATTTTGTGACAGATTCCCGGTAAGGGGGTTCATTTATAAAGATTCGTTGCAAAATCATATTACATTATCCACATCAACCTTCGGCTCCCCCATCTCAAATCTCTTCAACTGCTTCTCATCTCTCAGAATGTAGAAAATTACATAATCCTGCGATATATCAATCATATCCCTAACATCCATCTTTACCCTCTCAAACTCTGCCCTTGTCAATTCTCCCTCAAACACCGAGTTCTGCTTCCAGAACAGGTATTTTTTGAGATATTTACGAACAGC
This window harbors:
- the cas2 gene encoding CRISPR-associated endonuclease Cas2 produces the protein MYVIVVYDIAVERIDAVRKYLKKYLFWKQNSVFEGELTRAEFERVKMDVRDMIDISQDYVIFYILRDEKQLKRFEMGEPKVDVDNVI